AAGGAGTATCAGAGGCCTGATGGTATCAGGATACAGTTCGAGGACAATGCAGCTGTCGTGCTGAAGGACGACAAGGGCAATCCGAAAGGCACCATATACAAGGGTCCGATTGCGAAAGAGGCTGCAGAGAGATGGCCTGCTGTCGCTAAGATAGCCAGCATAATATTGTGATTGATATGAAGAACGAATATTCGAAATCATGGAACAGGAGCAAGCAGCCGAGGAAGCAGAGGAAATTCCTTTACAATGCACCGCAGCATGTGAAGAGCGGGATGCTCGGATGCCATTTGTCCAAGGAACTGAGGGGCAAGCACAGCAGGAGAGCAGTGAGGCTCATCAGGGGTGACAGGGTCAGGATCATGAAAGGCACCCACAGGAAGAGAGAAGGCAAGGTCGAGAGGGTGGATGTCAAGAACAGCAGGGTCTACATCACAGGCATAGAGACCATAAGGAAGGACGGCAACAAGGTGCTTTATCCGTTCAGGATCCCTAATCTGCTTATTGTCGAATTGAACTTGAGTGACAAGAAAAGGGCTGAGAAGCTCAGGCCAAAGGTGCAGCAAAATGGTTAAGAATCATCTGAAGACACTGGCAGCCCCGAAGACATGGGCTATCAAGAGGAAATCGCAGGTTTTCCTTGTTAGGCCTGCACCCGGTGCTCATCCCAAGGATGAATGCCTCCCTTTGAGGATAATTATGGCTGATATCCTGAAGTATGGCAGGACATCAAAGGAGATAAAGTACATCATAAATAACAGAAATGTGCTTATCGACGGCATGAGGAGGAAGAGCCTCAAATTCAATGTCGGCGTCATGGATACAGTCCAGGTTCCTGATCTCAATGAATATTACAGGGTCATTTTCAATAAGAAAGGCAAGATTGATCTTGTCGCGATCGGAAAAGATGAGGCAGACATGAAGATATGCAAGATCATTAACAAGAGCATGGTCAGTGGCAGGACCCAGCTGAACCTTGATGACGGTAAGAATATCCTTGCTGACAAGGGAGCGAAGGGATCATATGGTGTCGGCGATTCGCTGCTTCTGCATCTTCCTGACCAGAAGATCCTGGAGCTGCTGAAGCTTGAGAAAGGTGCTGCAGTCTACCTGAAGAAAGGGAAGTATGCAGGCCAGACAGGGGTCGTTGAGGGGATAAAGGAGGACACAATCAATATAAGGTCTGAGGCCGGATCTATCCAGACTCTGAAGGCATATGCCTTGGTGATCGGGAAGGATAAGCCTCTTTTGACAGTGACTAAATGATGGCAAAGGCAAATGATACGAATCCGATGAAGAGTGTCAAGATAGAGAAGCTCACGCTTAACATCGGGGCTGGTAAGGATCAGAAGAAGCTTGAGAAAGCTGTCAGGCTGATCAAGAATATTGTGGGTGTTGATCCTGTCAAGACTGTCACCCAGAAGAGGATCCCTACATGGGGCCTTAGGCCGGGTCTCCCGATCGGCTGCAAGATCACACTGAGAGGGGATAAGGCAGAGGAGGTTTTCCTGAAGCTTGTCAAGGCTAAGGACAGCATTCTCTCATTGAAGCAGATTGATGATTTCGGGAATGTCGCTTTCGGTATCCATGA
This genomic stretch from Candidatus Woesearchaeota archaeon harbors:
- a CDS encoding 50S ribosomal protein L24, which encodes MKNEYSKSWNRSKQPRKQRKFLYNAPQHVKSGMLGCHLSKELRGKHSRRAVRLIRGDRVRIMKGTHRKREGKVERVDVKNSRVYITGIETIRKDGNKVLYPFRIPNLLIVELNLSDKKRAEKLRPKVQQNG
- a CDS encoding 30S ribosomal protein S4e, whose translation is MVKNHLKTLAAPKTWAIKRKSQVFLVRPAPGAHPKDECLPLRIIMADILKYGRTSKEIKYIINNRNVLIDGMRRKSLKFNVGVMDTVQVPDLNEYYRVIFNKKGKIDLVAIGKDEADMKICKIINKSMVSGRTQLNLDDGKNILADKGAKGSYGVGDSLLLHLPDQKILELLKLEKGAAVYLKKGKYAGQTGVVEGIKEDTINIRSEAGSIQTLKAYALVIGKDKPLLTVTK
- a CDS encoding 50S ribosomal protein L5 is translated as MAKANDTNPMKSVKIEKLTLNIGAGKDQKKLEKAVRLIKNIVGVDPVKTVTQKRIPTWGLRPGLPIGCKITLRGDKAEEVFLKLVKAKDSILSLKQIDDFGNVAFGIHEYIDIPGVNYDPEIGIMGLQVCLTLERNGHRIKRRRHLKRRLPMRQNISKEESAAFLKQSFSIRIKEEQAE